A stretch of Stenotrophomonas indicatrix DNA encodes these proteins:
- a CDS encoding sulfurtransferase — translation MKPIDPPWTTLVDVATLAAALGDGVRVVDARATASTVRVVDARASLADPQAGNSLYTQGHIPGAVHADLSRDLSDLTRVGHGRHPLPDSDAFAARLGQWGIGTDTQVVVYDGSDGSMAAARLWWLLRLIGHANVAVLDGGIAAWQAAGQPLATGSSQVTALPAYPGRFDGSQVASADEIESRLKHAPGWLVDARAGERFRGEVEPLDPVAGHVPGAVNRPFALNVLDGRLRDAQELRAELQGVIGNQDPQRVVLMCGSGVTACHLLLAMESAGLSGARIYADSWSGWVSDSNRPVATGA, via the coding sequence ATGAAGCCGATCGACCCACCGTGGACCACCCTTGTCGATGTTGCGACCCTGGCTGCGGCCTTGGGCGATGGGGTACGCGTGGTCGATGCCCGCGCGACCGCCAGTACCGTGCGCGTGGTCGACGCGCGTGCATCGCTGGCCGACCCGCAGGCGGGCAACAGCCTCTATACGCAGGGACACATTCCCGGCGCAGTGCATGCCGATCTCAGTCGCGACCTGTCCGATCTGACGCGGGTGGGTCATGGCCGCCACCCGTTGCCCGACAGCGATGCGTTCGCCGCACGACTGGGGCAATGGGGCATCGGCACCGACACGCAGGTGGTGGTGTATGACGGCAGCGATGGCAGCATGGCCGCCGCGCGCCTGTGGTGGCTGCTGCGCCTGATCGGGCATGCGAACGTGGCCGTACTCGATGGCGGCATCGCCGCCTGGCAGGCCGCCGGCCAGCCGCTGGCGACCGGCAGCAGCCAGGTCACCGCGTTGCCCGCGTATCCGGGGCGCTTCGATGGCAGCCAGGTTGCCAGCGCGGACGAGATCGAATCACGCCTCAAGCATGCACCGGGCTGGCTGGTCGATGCCCGCGCGGGCGAGCGGTTCCGCGGTGAGGTGGAGCCGCTGGACCCGGTCGCCGGCCATGTACCGGGCGCGGTCAATCGCCCGTTTGCGTTGAACGTGCTGGACGGCCGCCTGCGCGATGCACAGGAACTGCGTGCCGAGCTGCAGGGCGTGATCGGCAACCAGGACCCGCAACGCGTGGTGCTGATGTGCGGTTCGGGCGTGACCGCCTGCCACCTGCTGCTGGCGATGGAAAGCGCGGGCCTGTCCGGCGCACGCATCTACGCGGACTCATGGAGTGGCTGGGTCAGCGACAGCAACCGCCCGGTCGCCACCGGCGCCTGA